Genomic segment of Oncorhynchus tshawytscha isolate Ot180627B linkage group LG13, Otsh_v2.0, whole genome shotgun sequence:
ctatctatccaaaagtgaaaatgctgccccctataccttaaaaagttaacagcttctacccccaagcctggggtggcagggtagcctagtggttagagcgttggactagtaactggaaggttgaaagttcaaacccctgaacaggtgttctgcctctgaacaggcagttaacccactgttcctaggccatcattgaaaataagaatttgttcttaactgacttgcctggttaaataaaggtaaaataaataaaaaataacaatgctgaacaattaataaaatggccatccagactatttacattgacacccccccaccccctgttGTTTCTAAACTGCTGcttctcgctgtttattatctatgcatagtcactttacccctacctacatgtataaattacctccactaacctgtacccccgcacattgactcgttaccagtaccccctgtatatcgttactgttattttattgtgttacttaaaaaataaaaaaaactttagtttatttagtaaatattttctctatttcttgaactgcactgttggttaagggcttgtagtaaggTCTATCTatagctgttgtattcggcgcatgtgacaaatacaatttgattggatttgtatgtgcttgtgtgtgtgtgtgtgtgtgtgtgttggagagcctAATGTGTGTTCTTCTTGTTCCCCAGGTTCCCGCTGCCATCCAGGAGGCTCGCTCTCAGAGGGAAATGATTCCGCATGAAGTTGACGGAcggctctcttcctctctacacgGAAACGGCAGGTGTGACTCTCGCTGCTCCCACGACAACAGCAGGTGTGACTCTCGCTGCTCCCACGACAACAGCAGGTGTGACTCTCGCTGCTCCCACGACAACAGCAGGTGTGCCCCTCTCTGCTTCTCGCTGAGCCAGAGCCAGGCGTCCGACAGACGCTGagctacaggacaggacagaccccctccgtccctctctactccctccaccCTACCCCCTCTAACTTACCCCCACCCCCTCTAACTTACCCCCTCCAACCTTCCAGTCCTCTgaccccagccacccacacaaccagCAGGAGGGCCTATTCTGTCAACGAGGAAAagccaagagagagagtgagggagccaGCCAAAGACAGGAGTGAAATAGAGAGTGAACGAGGGAGAGACCGAGATAGGAGCAGAAAGAGAGCTCTAAAGTGATAGTGTGAGAGAGACGAGCCAAGGCTAGTGTATGTAACAGGAAGTTGATAGAGAAAAGATAACAGTATGAAGTCCAACCAGGAGCGCAGCAACGAGTGTCTGCCCCCCAAGAAGAGAGATTTCCCAGCTAGCACTGTGGACGAGAGGCCCCTGGTGATGGCGCCTGCTAGTGAGAGCCAGCGCGGAGAGAACCTGGCATGGCTGGCCAGCGTAGCCAGCGGGCACAACAGCGGGCACGATAGAGACAGTGGCGGAGGTGGCCTCGATGGCAGTAGAGGTGGGCAGCGTATCAGCACTCCCATTGAGTCTGATGGGCCACAGTACAAACCGCTATGctccaccatcaccacacacacagacttccTGGTCCCTTCCTCTATctgttccatctcctcctcctcctcttcatcacatCAGTCCAGAGTGGTGACCACATCCCTCCCTGCCATGTACACCTCTGCATTGTCCCAACCAGGGGGGACGATCCAGTACACCCAGCTGCCCCCCAACGTCCAGTTCATCAGTTCCCCTTACACAGGCCCCTACGCTGGCTACatctcctcccagctcctctctccccctccacccacctccacATCCCAACGCTCCCACCCTGACCCATACCccaacaccaccatcacctccCAGTCCCAGATGTCTGGTTCCTCTCTGAGCGTGGCCCCCCAGACTGCTCCCTCGCCACACGGTGGGACCCAccacctgcccctccacctgcaCTCCCACCCCCACCACACCCTGGCCCTCAGCGGGGGCTCCCAGGTGCTGGTCCAGTACACAGGCCCCGGCTCTGAGGGGCCCCTGACTAAGAGAGAGGAGGGCCGGCCCAGGGAGTTGCACAACGGAGATCAGAGGGGCCGCTATGAGAGAAAGGAAAGCAAAGGaaccccctcctcttcttcctcctcttcctctcagtaCCACCAACTCCACCAGCAGCAGAGCGCGCAGCATCACTATGAGGCCTACACCTCCCATGATGCATCAGGGCAACGGACCTCTCTAATGCTAGTGCCCAACAGCCGCGGAGGACCAGACAACCACAGCCCCGACAAACTACGGCAATCCGCCGCCTCGCACACAGAGAAAGGCAGCCTCCTTCTGGGTAAACCTGTGTCctgcaccccctcctcctcctccacgttCACCTTCCCCCCTCCGCTCAGTGTGGAGAGTCTTAAGGCGGCCGTCAGCTCCCTGTCCCCTCACACCCACACAGTCATCCAGACCACACACAGCGCCAGCGAGGCTTCGCCCCTCTCCCTGGGCCAACTCTCCACCAACACCAACTTCTACCAGGCTGGCCCCGGCGGGCAGCCCATCATCGGCTACCTGGCTGGGAGTGCAGGAGGGCAGCGGTACCACACCAGTCTGCCCCAGCACC
This window contains:
- the atxn1a gene encoding ataxin-1a, which translates into the protein MKSNQERSNECLPPKKRDFPASTVDERPLVMAPASESQRGENLAWLASVASGHNSGHDRDSGGGGLDGSRGGQRISTPIESDGPQYKPLCSTITTHTDFLVPSSICSISSSSSSSHQSRVVTTSLPAMYTSALSQPGGTIQYTQLPPNVQFISSPYTGPYAGYISSQLLSPPPPTSTSQRSHPDPYPNTTITSQSQMSGSSLSVAPQTAPSPHGGTHHLPLHLHSHPHHTLALSGGSQVLVQYTGPGSEGPLTKREEGRPRELHNGDQRGRYERKESKGTPSSSSSSSSQYHQLHQQQSAQHHYEAYTSHDASGQRTSLMLVPNSRGGPDNHSPDKLRQSAASHTEKGSLLLGKPVSCTPSSSSTFTFPPPLSVESLKAAVSSLSPHTHTVIQTTHSASEASPLSLGQLSTNTNFYQAGPGGQPIIGYLAGSAGGQRYHTSLPQHLLIPGAPGSQPIIIPVSGAGVTSLEAGHAAHIATTTQPQSFPTTLPHTYFTNPNPNPKDEHLFEVPAPYPPLSHPAGVGGTVVQAQLHLPVVPAPTTPSSAPSSAPSLPPYFIKGSIIQLADGELKRVEDLKTEDFIQSAEISSELKIDSSTVERIDGSHTSNFAIVQFSVGEHRAQVSVEVQVEYPFFVFGQGWSSCCPDRTTQLLELPCTKLSVGDVCISLTLKNLRNGSLKKTQQTQNQATEITTSCNMGSIHGPLKSSRSARHVEQENGVGQRGSRSGCGRVVVGVGGGVQIASENGELRFGAGGEANSKGGQPGDSESSGGAAKPVSRKRRWSAPEGRKVERSEKEPPLTLPKPSFITQEVKISIEGRSNIGK